A window from Candidatus Omnitrophota bacterium encodes these proteins:
- a CDS encoding DUF2846 domain-containing protein, with translation MRKLERLLVPMIMMGMLVLSGCEKPGSAMWPAHSFSQTDKSITSSPASAPISTSTSGKVVLALIAGVDGTKTFTGKIIEVAPVLLKHPPRYSFCRIQIVSDNGGKSGFFVPRATIITDLNGKDISGKWPGKGERVEIKYYTLKPGKDDRTYTVSIRYVPSDYVPNPAAPSKPATASATPGNAAKDNIFVGKVDTAFSFPPIGYFWKFAAVADNGEKKEFCILKNNTTIIQIDGKQRYGEAPRKGRKIEVKYSVAQDGHNVTTSMRYVSLDYVRQPTASSVSANAASSTSAPIPSLSFQLGEKIPAGKAVVYIYRPTGSGAGGAAMPFGIKANGKDAITLVQGGYYEYVTEPGNVEFTTFEMGFMAPSSQSSVTVDAKAGQTYYLKGTHGKGAMGRAHLESASPEVGAQEIANCKVIRTQ, from the coding sequence TTGAGAAAGCTTGAACGTCTCTTGGTGCCAATGATAATGATGGGAATGTTAGTCCTATCTGGTTGTGAAAAACCAGGCTCAGCAATGTGGCCCGCACACTCCTTTTCGCAAACTGACAAAAGCATAACATCAAGCCCAGCATCGGCTCCAATATCGACATCAACATCGGGTAAAGTAGTTTTGGCGTTAATAGCCGGGGTTGATGGAACTAAAACCTTTACAGGCAAGATTATAGAAGTTGCTCCTGTATTATTAAAACATCCGCCAAGATATTCATTTTGTAGGATTCAGATCGTTTCTGATAATGGCGGCAAATCTGGATTTTTTGTCCCACGAGCTACCATTATTACCGATCTTAATGGTAAAGATATAAGCGGCAAGTGGCCTGGTAAAGGAGAAAGAGTTGAAATAAAGTATTATACGTTAAAGCCTGGGAAGGATGATCGCACCTACACAGTTTCTATTCGCTACGTTCCTTCGGATTATGTTCCAAATCCGGCGGCTCCGAGCAAACCGGCGACAGCTTCCGCAACACCGGGTAATGCAGCTAAAGATAATATCTTTGTAGGTAAGGTTGATACAGCGTTCAGCTTTCCACCAATTGGGTATTTTTGGAAATTTGCTGCTGTTGCTGATAACGGCGAGAAGAAAGAGTTTTGTATCCTGAAGAATAATACAACCATTATACAGATTGATGGTAAACAAAGATACGGCGAAGCGCCCAGAAAAGGCAGGAAAATTGAGGTTAAATATTCAGTCGCACAAGATGGTCATAATGTGACTACCTCGATGCGTTACGTGTCATTGGATTACGTCCGGCAGCCGACAGCATCAAGTGTATCGGCAAACGCAGCTTCATCAACATCTGCTCCGATACCGAGTTTAAGTTTTCAACTTGGGGAGAAGATACCGGCTGGCAAAGCGGTAGTCTACATTTATCGTCCCACTGGTTCCGGTGCCGGAGGTGCAGCGATGCCCTTCGGCATAAAAGCAAATGGTAAAGACGCAATAACGCTGGTGCAGGGCGGATATTACGAATATGTCACTGAACCAGGTAATGTAGAATTTACGACTTTCGAAATGGGGTTTATGGCGCCGAGTTCACAATCTTCCGTAACTGTTGATGCAAAAGCCGGTCAAACGTATTATCTTAAAGGCACACATGGCAAGGGAGCAATGGGAAGGGCACACCTGGAATCAGCCTCTCCAGAAGTAGGAGCGCAGGAAATAGCAAACTGTAAAGTAATTAGGACGCAGTGA